The Brachyspira hyodysenteriae ATCC 27164 sequence AATATTCAATAGTTTTTATAATAAATTTTTATTCCTTTTAAACTAGTAATAAATCATATTTGAAATTTATATTATTCATATAATTGCATAACAAAATATATATTTTTATTCTAATAAAAAACATTATAAAAAGTATATATACCTAAACAAATATATTTTGTCAAAAATAATTTTTTAAAATTTTAAATATATGCAGGGCTTTGCCCACTGCTCTGCGTGCTTACGCAGCACCCCACTTCTTTTGTTGCCACAAAGAAGCAAAAAGGATGCATTTTGACTTTAATTTAATAAATTATCTTATATGTAATACTATTTTAGTATGATTTGGTACTAATTTTATACTTGCACTTTCGCCGCAAGCAGACTTCGTCTGGTTCTTTTTGCGGCGGGAAAAAGAACAACAAAAAATTGACAAACTTAAAAAATTTTTAGTTTTTTATATAAAATTAACTATTCTTTTTTATTGTTTTTATCCTTATTATAAAGCATTTTTACTAGGAAAACTAAGGCAACAATTATTAATATTTTTATTATAATACTAAGTATGCCATGAATACCCAAATGCGGTCCGAACAACATTGGAAAGTCAAAATAATGTCTTGCATGAGGAGGAGGCGGAGCCATATGAAACATTCTGTCAAATGCCGGAGAACATGAACTCAATAAAAAAAGTGATAATATAGATGAAATTATAAAAGTGATTTTTTTTAACATATTAGTTACCCATCGTTTTATTTGCTTTATTAGACGAAAAAATTATAATAAAAGTTCCCAATAAATATTTATTTTTCATAAAAAAGTTGTATTATTATAATTACTATAAAATAGGAAATAATTATGGAAATATTAGATTTAGAAAGAGCCGAATACGAATTAAACAAAGCATACAAATCAAACCCTACTCCTTGGGTAGAACATTCAAGATATGTTGCTAAAGCTGCAAGGATAATAGCTTCTGAATACAATAAAAAATCAACAGATAAAAAATTAGACGAAGACAATTCATATATATTCGGACTTTTGCATGATATAGGAAGATACACAGGAATAAGTGCTGAAAGGCATTTAATAGACGGATATAAATACTGCATTAATTATGGCTGGGAAAAGATGGCTCAAATATGCATCACTCATGCTTTTATGATAC is a genomic window containing:
- a CDS encoding HD domain-containing protein encodes the protein MEILDLERAEYELNKAYKSNPTPWVEHSRYVAKAARIIASEYNKKSTDKKLDEDNSYIFGLLHDIGRYTGISAERHLIDGYKYCINYGWEKMAQICITHAFMIQDVNTAIGKFDMPEEDFNFIKNFVENAVYDDYDLLIQLCDCLALPSGFCLLEKRFVDAALRYGTFPQSALRWKRVFEIKEYFESVIGTSIYNLLPNIKDNIS